The DNA sequence TGATCCCACACCCCATGCCACAAATGTTTAATTATGCCCGAATGAGCACTATAATAATTTGACgataatttttaatatgtaatCATCCCTTTctactttctttaatttccttccctctttctctctttaaCTAAAGTCCATTGAGTTGATGCTTCACAAAGCCACTCTCTTCACATAGTATTTGGAAtatatagataattttttttatttaaaaattggaTACATACTTTAAGAATAACAATAAACTTTAGAATGTTGACCTCACCTTATGCTTCTCTCTGTTAGGTGATCCGTTAACGTCGCAAAGTTGCATGAGTGATACTATATGGGAAATGGTTTGGTACAAAGATCGTGTCTCACTGAGGTTTCACCTGCCAACTGGTAACGAAactcatcatcttctctcatatcTTGtcgttttattttattcctttttttttatctCGTAATAATTAAAGCGCATCGCTATCACCTTAGCTAGTATCCCTGATTACTTAAATCTTCATAAAGTAAACCACTGTTTAGTAATTCCAATTTGCGCAGAGTAAACTTGTGTCTATGTGTGTGTCATCAATTAATTAACTGATTAATCTAATACATAACTAAGATTATCCTTGTGTATGTATGATATGAAGTAGGAAGATAAAATAATAGATATCCTTTATTTGAGATAATCTCGTTCTTTAAAGATATATATCATTGCCTTGCTTCGTTCGTAAATCATATTCAGCTGAAACCTGTGTTTTCACTTGAAAAGTTATATGTAGTTTTATCTAAGATAAAGTTCAAGGAGAATTTAAGCGTTTTAATTTAGAATAATAATCCAGTAATGACTAGATTAATCTCCAACAATAAACGTTCTTTGTAGAGAAATTTCAAATTTCTGAACCTTTGTTGATttatcttatttaaatgtaattttttatatatattacaacTATCATATATGGTTTACTACTCTTTTTCCATTTCTTCCATATTTTTGCTAAACTTTTTATTGGTcatatgattaatatttttttatctttgaagttaatttttttagtgTGAAAGTATAAATCAACTCattatttttaacataaattaTCTGTGGTTTaacattttaaactttttaattagCAACGTtacatttaaatataataattaatttaaatacaaatcCAAAATATCAAAACACTTCTCTTTACTGGGTTTCCATACTGTGCCTTAAGCCCAATTAATGGGCCAATACATCCACAAATGATGAGGCCCACTAATGGCCCAACACAAAAACAAATGATGAGGCCCATTAATGGCCCAATACAACCACAAATGATGAGGCCCTTTAGGCTCGACATATATAATGGATACCTTTACTCCAACAAAACCCCATCGCTTGTAAATTAGGGTTTGCACTTTGCAGAGAGGCACTCATCCACAGCTACAGCCACCGTTGGTGTATCGATCTGTACCTCTAATTCTCCACCATGGCGGCGATTCAGATGAGCAAGAAGCGAAAGGTCTAAACTCTCTCACTTTCTCCATTCGTAAATGGAATTCACCTTTTATTTTCATTCGATCTAAAACTATGTTATGCAGTTCGTAGCTGACGGAGTTTTCTTCGCGGAGCTGAATGAGGTTCTTACAAGAGAGCTCGCTGAGGATGGCTACTCCGGTGTTGAGGTTAGAGTTACCCCAATGCGTACCGAGATCATTATCAGAGCTACCAGAACCCAAGCAGTTCTTGGTGCGTGCTTCCATTATCACTCTTCTGATTTTTTCCttccaaatatttttttcttcggattttgttatttaatattattgtatgcaaaatgTAGGTGAGAAGGGAAGGAGAATCAGGGAGCTAACATCGGTGGTGCAGAAGAGATTTAAGTTTCCTGAGAACAGTGTTGAATTGTATGCTGAGAGGGTCAACAACAGGGGCTTGTGCGCTATTGCTCAAGCCGAATCACTACGCTACAAGCTTCTTGGTGGTCTTGCTGTAAGAAGGTATATAATTTTAGTCAGTGTTATTTAGATGTGTAATTGTGTATATTTAAATCAAATCCTATGCTATGTATTACTTGATTTTTCGTCATGAATCAATCTGCTATTTTGTACATCAAAATGTGCTGGCTGCTTTCTCGGATTTCTCTGGTTTGATTTGATGATTGAAGAATAGCATGCTTTGTCATCTTTAAAGCAAATTTGGTGCCTGCTCCACCAAGTTTGTGTCGGAAGATGACTAAATCATTATGTCCTCCATATCATCTATATTCATGAAATTCTATTATATTCATGTTGTAATGCTGGGGGGATAAATCTTTTAATATTAACTCTTTAGCTACTGCTTCTTTTGCTATGTCATTATATTGCTCTGATTGGTTTGTTACAttgtaaattttgttttattttttgaatcaatgatgttttgtatttatttggatcttcattttttttatgttagggGCTGGTGTTAGTCAGGTTGCTGTATGCACATTCTTCTAATGAATAGGATACTTCCCTTGCTGTTTATCTGTACCACTaaacaatataaaatttatttctaaaactACTTTTGCAGGGCCTGCTATGGTGTTTTGAGGTTTGTTATGGAAAATGGCGCCAAGGGATGCGAGGTTTGTTCTTTACAGCAACTGATTTCAGGTTTCCTTGTTATACTTAGGTTGTGAAAACATTTTGATTCTGCGCAGGTCATCGTTAGTGGTAAGTTGAGGGCTCAGCGAGCTAAATCCATGAAGTTCAAGGATGGGTACATGATTTCCTCAGGGCAACCAGTCAAGGACTACATTGATTCTGCTGTAAGACATGTACTCCTTAGGCAGGTCAGTATATACTTTTTTTGACTAGTCTTCCTTTGATTGCATTGATAGTGTAtgcattttgtttttgttatggaGGGATTTGGATAAGaaattttgtttctatttctTTTAGGGTGTTCTTGGTATTAAGGTCAAGATCATGCTTGATTGGGATCCCAAAGGGAAGCTTGGTCCCAAAACTCCCCTTCCTGATATTGTCACAATTCACCCACCGAAGGAGGAAGAAGAATACAACAGGATTCCTGTTGCTGCTGCCGTCCCAGCCTTGGCGAATGATATTGAGGCCCCTGCGGTCCCGGTTGCATGAaatgttttttaatattttgtagtgGT is a window from the Arachis hypogaea cultivar Tifrunner chromosome 1, arahy.Tifrunner.gnm2.J5K5, whole genome shotgun sequence genome containing:
- the LOC112696714 gene encoding small ribosomal subunit protein uS3x; its protein translation is MAAIQMSKKRKFVADGVFFAELNEVLTRELAEDGYSGVEVRVTPMRTEIIIRATRTQAVLGEKGRRIRELTSVVQKRFKFPENSVELYAERVNNRGLCAIAQAESLRYKLLGGLAVRRACYGVLRFVMENGAKGCEVIVSGKLRAQRAKSMKFKDGYMISSGQPVKDYIDSAVRHVLLRQGVLGIKVKIMLDWDPKGKLGPKTPLPDIVTIHPPKEEEEYNRIPVAAAVPALANDIEAPAVPVA